A single region of the Salvia miltiorrhiza cultivar Shanhuang (shh) chromosome 8, IMPLAD_Smil_shh, whole genome shotgun sequence genome encodes:
- the LOC131001392 gene encoding aspartic proteinase-like protein 1 isoform X2 gives MLEVIYFGFPVIVFNVHLYHPVTIAAWCPLVFRAFIMQDKDLNEYNPSGSSTSKTISCSHQLCELGTNCPNPRQQCPYTINYYSDDTSTSGFLVEDILHLLPGHSDVSNKSVKAPVVIGCGSKQTGGYLSGVAPDGLLGLGLGEISVASFLAKAGYIRNSFSLCFNEDDSGRLLFGDQGIAGQQTTPFLPLHGKNLTYIVGVDACCIESLCLDNTDFQMLVDSGSSFSYLPAQIFEKVANEFDRQVNASKSSFEGYPWQYCYKSSSNGVPKLPSFTLKFATSKSFVVKNPVFVIYGTQGAVGFCFAVQPMDGDIGTIGQNFMTGYQIVYDRENFKMGWSQSNCKDLDGRAPPNPSGNNSSSNSLPTTEQQSAPNSRAVAPAVAGRTPSKSSATCLSCLAKLFSLMLIAHFS, from the exons ATGCTGGAAGTGATCTATTTTGGGTTCCCTGTGATTGTGTTCAATGTGCACCTTTATCATCCAGTTACTATAGCAGCCTG GTGCCCTCTTGTTTTTCGGGCATTTATTATGCAGGATAAAGATCTTAATGAGTACAATCCTTCTGGCTCTAGCACTAGCAAAACAATTTCTTGCAGCCATCAGTTATGCGAACTGGGTACAAACTGTCCGAACCCTAGGCAACAATGTCCTTATACCATCAACTACTATTCAGATGATACCTCAACTTCTGGATTTCTGGTTGAAGATATTCTTCATCTCCTGCCAGGCCATTCAGATGTATCTAACAAATCTGTGAAGGCTCCAGTGGTTATTGG ATGCGGTAGTAAACAAACTGGTGGGTACCTGAGTGGAGTTGCTCCTGATGGTCTCTTGGGTCTTGGACTTGGAGAAATTTCTGTTGCAAGCTTTCTTGCAAAAGCTGGATATATTAGAAACTCCTTTTCTCTATGTTTTAACGAAGATGATTCTGGAAGGCTACTTTTCGGGGACCAGGGAATAGCTGGCCAACAAACTACTCCATTTTTGCCTTTGCATGGGAAAAA tttaacttatattgttggaGTGGATGCCTGCTGCATCGAGagtttatgtcttgacaatacgGATTTCCAGATGCTGGTTGACAGTGGGTCTTCATTCTCTTATCTCCCAGCACAAATTTTTGAAAAGGTGGCTAATGAG TTTGACAGACAAGTAAATGCTTCAAAATCTAGTTTTGAAGGATACCCATGGCAGTACTGTTACAAATCCAG TTCCAATGGGGTGCCTAAGCTTCCTTCTTTCACTCTGAAGTTTGCAACATCCAAAAGTTTTGTGGTCAAGAATCCAGTTTTTGTGATATACGGAACTCAG GGAGCTGTTGGATTCTGTTTTGCAGTACAGCCCATGGATGGAGATATTGGGACAATCGGAC AGAACTTCATGACTGGATATCAGATTGTATATGATCGGGAAAACTTCAAGATGGGTTGGTCTCAATCAAATT GTAAGGATCTTGATGGTAGAGCGCCTCCAAATCCATCAGGCAATAACAGCTCTTCTAATTCTCTGCCAACAACAGAGCAGCAGAGTGCGCCAAATAGTCGTGCAGTTGCTCCTGCAGTAGCCGGAAGGACACCTTCCAAATCCTCCGCCACATGCCTGTCATGTTTGGCAAAGCTGTTTTCATTGATGCTCATAGCCCACTTCTCATAA
- the LOC131001392 gene encoding aspartic proteinase-like protein 1 isoform X1 — protein MEIRLPLLGLLLVLCVEGGLGAPIVYSARLVHRFSDEAKAHRDARVLRNGAGVSGGGDGFWPQRRSLEYYRRLLSSDVQRQTLKLNPQFQFLYPSEGSATLPLGNDFGWLHYMWIDIGTPKVSFLVALDAGSDLFWVPCDCVQCAPLSSSYYSSLDKDLNEYNPSGSSTSKTISCSHQLCELGTNCPNPRQQCPYTINYYSDDTSTSGFLVEDILHLLPGHSDVSNKSVKAPVVIGCGSKQTGGYLSGVAPDGLLGLGLGEISVASFLAKAGYIRNSFSLCFNEDDSGRLLFGDQGIAGQQTTPFLPLHGKNLTYIVGVDACCIESLCLDNTDFQMLVDSGSSFSYLPAQIFEKVANEFDRQVNASKSSFEGYPWQYCYKSSSNGVPKLPSFTLKFATSKSFVVKNPVFVIYGTQGAVGFCFAVQPMDGDIGTIGQNFMTGYQIVYDRENFKMGWSQSNCKDLDGRAPPNPSGNNSSSNSLPTTEQQSAPNSRAVAPAVAGRTPSKSSATCLSCLAKLFSLMLIAHFS, from the exons ATGGAGATCCGGTTACCTCTGCTGGGTTTGCTACTTGTTTTGTGTGTTGAGGGTGGATTAGGGGCGCCAATCGTGTATTCTGCGAGACTGGTGCATAGATTTTCGGATGAAGCCAAGGCTCACCGGGATGCCAGGGTTTTGAGGAATGGAGCTGGTGTGAGCGGCGGTGGTGATGGTTTTTGGCCGCAGCGCCGGAGCTTGGAGTATTACCGGCGCCTGCTGAGCAGCGACGTCCAGCGCCAGACGCTTAAGCTGAATCCTCAGTTTCAATTTCTCTACCCTTCTGAGGGTAGCGCCACATTGCCTCTCGGAAATGACTTCGGATG GTTGCACTATATGTGGATTGACATAGGTACACCAAAAGTGTCTTTTCTTGTGGCATTGGATGCTGGAAGTGATCTATTTTGGGTTCCCTGTGATTGTGTTCAATGTGCACCTTTATCATCCAGTTACTATAGCAGCCTG GATAAAGATCTTAATGAGTACAATCCTTCTGGCTCTAGCACTAGCAAAACAATTTCTTGCAGCCATCAGTTATGCGAACTGGGTACAAACTGTCCGAACCCTAGGCAACAATGTCCTTATACCATCAACTACTATTCAGATGATACCTCAACTTCTGGATTTCTGGTTGAAGATATTCTTCATCTCCTGCCAGGCCATTCAGATGTATCTAACAAATCTGTGAAGGCTCCAGTGGTTATTGG ATGCGGTAGTAAACAAACTGGTGGGTACCTGAGTGGAGTTGCTCCTGATGGTCTCTTGGGTCTTGGACTTGGAGAAATTTCTGTTGCAAGCTTTCTTGCAAAAGCTGGATATATTAGAAACTCCTTTTCTCTATGTTTTAACGAAGATGATTCTGGAAGGCTACTTTTCGGGGACCAGGGAATAGCTGGCCAACAAACTACTCCATTTTTGCCTTTGCATGGGAAAAA tttaacttatattgttggaGTGGATGCCTGCTGCATCGAGagtttatgtcttgacaatacgGATTTCCAGATGCTGGTTGACAGTGGGTCTTCATTCTCTTATCTCCCAGCACAAATTTTTGAAAAGGTGGCTAATGAG TTTGACAGACAAGTAAATGCTTCAAAATCTAGTTTTGAAGGATACCCATGGCAGTACTGTTACAAATCCAG TTCCAATGGGGTGCCTAAGCTTCCTTCTTTCACTCTGAAGTTTGCAACATCCAAAAGTTTTGTGGTCAAGAATCCAGTTTTTGTGATATACGGAACTCAG GGAGCTGTTGGATTCTGTTTTGCAGTACAGCCCATGGATGGAGATATTGGGACAATCGGAC AGAACTTCATGACTGGATATCAGATTGTATATGATCGGGAAAACTTCAAGATGGGTTGGTCTCAATCAAATT GTAAGGATCTTGATGGTAGAGCGCCTCCAAATCCATCAGGCAATAACAGCTCTTCTAATTCTCTGCCAACAACAGAGCAGCAGAGTGCGCCAAATAGTCGTGCAGTTGCTCCTGCAGTAGCCGGAAGGACACCTTCCAAATCCTCCGCCACATGCCTGTCATGTTTGGCAAAGCTGTTTTCATTGATGCTCATAGCCCACTTCTCATAA